One genomic segment of Theobroma cacao cultivar B97-61/B2 chromosome 6, Criollo_cocoa_genome_V2, whole genome shotgun sequence includes these proteins:
- the LOC18595300 gene encoding probable disease resistance protein At1g12280 — translation MGNLCSISFSTEDSVYRCWDCIVGQASYTCKLEDNLKALKKELAKLNARRDDVNRRVDLAEQQHMERLNEVQLWLSSVQTVGAEAEELIENGPQEIQKLCSGGCFFKNCKSSYNFGKQVTIKLAEIVDLQKQGDFKIVAENKLAAQVDLKPTEPTVGLEPTLVKVWRLLEEKDAGIVGLYGLGGVGKTTLLTQINKKLSNNLIGYDVVLWVVVSKDHTIQKVQEKIDEKVGLSNELWKNKSCDEKVTDIFRILSKKKFVLLLDDVWERVDLIKVGIPVPNKDNSFKLIFTTRYLEVCGEMGAREKIKVECLSTYEAWKLFEEKVGEETLDSHPDIRGLAKQVAATCGGLPLALITIGRAMACKKMPQDWKYAIEVLEEFPHKLARMDQQMYSLLKFSYDSLPNDTMRSCLLYCSLHPEDFEINTDGLIDYWFCEGFLGEFDNISRARMQGHNIINSLLNACLLEKGTYAESVMMHDVISDMALWIARVCEAVEKKFLVQAGVRSIKALDVENWKGVRMSLAYSGIEDIRGTPICPNLQTLFLNTNKLRVISDGFFQFMHNLRVLTLSTNWELCELSEEISELVSLECLDLSYTGIRELPIKLNRLSKLKCLNLMQANFLQKIP, via the coding sequence ATGGGAAATTTGTGCTCAATCTCATTCTCAACAGAGGATTCAGTCTATCGTTGCTGGGATTGCATTGTTGGACAAGCAAGTTACACATGTAAGCTTGAAGATAATCTTAAAGCTCTGAAGAAGGAATTGGCGAAACTGAATGCGCGAAGGGATGACGTGAACCGGAGGGTAGATCTTGCTGAACAACAACATATGGAGCGGCTCAACGAAGTTCAACTCTGGCTTTCAAGCGTGCAGACTGTGGGAGCAGAAGCTGAGGAATTGATCGAAAATGGTCCTCAAGAAATTCAGAAATTATGTTCTGGTGGCTGCTTTTTCAAGAATTGTAAGTCTAGCTACAACTTTGGTAAACAAGTGACTATAAAACTTGCAGAAATAGTTGATCTACAGAAGCAaggagattttaaaattgtaGCTGAGAATAAACTTGCAGCCCAAGTAGATCTAAAACCTACTGAGCCCACGGTGGGTTTGGAACCAACCTTGGTTAAAGTGTGGCGCTTacttgaagaaaaagatgCGGGCATTGTTGGGTTGTATGGCTTGGGGGGAGTTGGTAAAACAACACTCTTGACCCAAATTAACAAGAAGTTAAGCAATAACCTGATCGGTTATGATGTTGTACTTTGGGTGGTGGTGTCTAAAGATCATACTATCCAAAAGGTTCAAGAAAAAATTGACGAAAAGGTTGGCCTTTCAAATGAGTtgtggaaaaataaaagttgtgATGAGAAAGTTACAGATATTTTCAGAATTTTGAGCAAGAAAAAGTTCGTTCTGCTCTTGGATGATGTGTGGGAGCGGGTGGATTTGATCAAAGTTGGAATACCTGTACCAAATAAGGATAAtagttttaaattaatttttacaacTCGTTACTTAGAGGTATGTGGAGAAATGGGAGCTCGTGAGAAAATCAAAGTAGAGTGTTTAAGCACATATGAAGCTTGGAAATTGTTTGAAGAGAAGGTTGGAGAAGAAACCCTTGACAGCCATCCAGATATTCGAGGGTTAGCTAAACAAGTAGCTGCAACGTGTGGAGGACTACCTCTTGCACTGATCACAATTGGTCGAGCCATGGCTTGCAAGAAGATGCCCCAAGATTGGAAGTATGCAATTGAGGTCTTGGAAGAGTTTCCGCATAAATTAGCAAGAATGGATCAACAGATGTattctcttttaaaatttagttacgATAGTTTGCCTAATGACACGATGAGATCTTGTCTATTATACTGTAGTTTGCATCCTGAAGATTTTGAGATTAACACTGATGGGCTAATAGATTATTGGTTTTGCGAGGGATTTTTGGGTGAATTTGACAACATAAGTAGAGCTCGAATGCAAGGGCACAACATTATCAATTCCCTTCTTAATGCTTGTTTATTAGAAAAAGGTACATATGCAGAATCTGTAATGATGCATGATGTAATCAGTGATATGGCTTTGTGGATAGCTCGAGTGTGTGAAGCAGTTGAGAAGAAATTTTTGGTACAAGCAGGGGTAAGATCAATTAAGGCACTTGATGTTGAAAATTGGAAAGGTGTAAGAATGTCATTGGCATATAGTGGAATTGAAGATATAAGAGGAACACCTATATGTCCTAATCTTCAAACTTTATTTCTCAACACTAATAAGTTGAGGGTGATTAGTGATGGTTTCTTCCAATTTATGCACAATCTGAGAGTTCTAACCTTGTCTACAAACTGGGAACTCTGTGAGTTGTCAGAGGAAATTTCAGAATTGGTTTCACTAGAGTGCCTTGATCTATCATATACAGGAATAAGAGAGTTGCCAATTAAGCTGAATAGGTTgtcaaaattgaaatgtttgaACTTGATGCAGGcaaattttctccaaaaaATCCCGTGA